Sequence from the Salvelinus namaycush isolate Seneca unplaced genomic scaffold, SaNama_1.0 Scaffold82, whole genome shotgun sequence genome:
tttatgacagaatgttagaatTAGGTGAAATAAAAGTTACACTCCCCAAAAGGTCCTCAACTGGTGGAATGACCCAAGTACTGAACTGGAGGTGGGAGAGCTAACGATGCGTCTACTGTTGCTCTCTCCTCAGATTCTTAGAGAAGCTATTTCAATCTGATATTtctcctctggtctaaaatagatGTGTATAGAGGACTCCTCTCTAATATAACATGTCACACATTGTAGCAAACTGATGGAATGTTAGGTGTCTCATTGAAAGTCTAACATCTACCATGACTACTGGATGTTTCAATTCTAATGAAATAACAAAACAATCCACACCGTAACAACaatattgttttttaaatgtaatgcttttattaaaaCGTAAAACTTTAATAACAAAAATGACATCGTCAAACATCACTGGCCTGACTTGAGTAGCTCTGCCCGGGGATGGAGCCAGCAACTTAGCTGCTACCGGTCCGGTCCAGGCTACCTGCAGACCTCCTCCCAGACCTCCTTTTCAGCACCTCCCCTTAACAGGTGAGGTGGTGGAAATGATAAGAGTTGTGTTCAACTTGAGTAAAGATGAGAAACTCTGGTTTGTGGAGCcactggtctgaggggaggacttctgtTTAAACCATTTCCATTTTTGGGATATTTTCTAGGACAGTAGAGGTGGTGATCAGAGATGAATTTAATTAGGATAAAgatgagaacctctgctctggggAGGAGAGTCACTGACCTTCGATGGTTTGTTGCCTGATAAAGAGGATACTTGCTGGCTTGAGGAGACGATCATGTTTTGTGGAGGAAATGTGGCTTGATGacttaaagaggaggaggaattattgGGCGACACTTTTAATGACCAATGTAACCTCAGTGGAACTGTGGCTTCTTcgagttccagctctaggcagacagcacgtcaggaatgctgtaagacatcagagacaggtaagtatctatatatttacatgttccagctctaggcagacagcaggtcaggaatgctgtaagacatcagagacaggtaagtatctatatatttacatgttccagctctaggcagacagcaggtcaggaatgctgtaagacatcagagacaggtaagtatctatatatttacatgttccagctctaggcagacagcaggtcaggaatgctgtaagacatcagagacaggtaagtatctatatatttacatgttccagctctaggcagacagcacgtcaggaatgctgtaagatatcagagacaggtaagtatctatatatttacatgttccagctctaggcagacagcaggtcaggaatgctgtaagacatcagagacaggtaagtatctatatatttacatgttccagctctaggcagacagcaggtcaggaatgctgtaagacatcagagacaggtaagtatctatatatttacatgttccagctctaggcagacagcaggtcaggaatgctgtaagacatcagagacaggtaagtatctatatatttacatgttccagctctaggcagacagcacgtcaggaatgctgtaagacatcagagacaggtaagtatctatatatttacatgttccagctctaggcagacagcacgtcaggaatgctgtaagacatcagagacaggtaagtatctatatatttacatgttccagctctaggcagacagcacgtcaggaatgctgtaagacatcagagacaggtaagtatctatatatttacatgttccagctctaggcagacagcaggtcaggaatgctgtaagacatcagagacaggtaagtatctatatatttacatgttccagctctaggcagacagcaggtcaggaatgctgtaagacatcagagacaggtaagtatctatatatttacatgttccagctctaggcagacagcaggtcaggaatgctgtaagacatcagagacaggtaagtatctatatatttacatgtgtgtTGCATCTACACTAAACCCTCACATTTGGATAATGTCACTTTTTAAAGTGACAACATATATATTAACAGTGTAAAACATGAATAGATGTTTAAACATTCTTTACCCCATCTTAATTCTCTTCCAGATGCCTGGCCTTTTCTTGTTCTTGGAGGTTGGCTCTGATGTTTCAGCCTCTTCTGGAGCTTCTAGCTGCTGGCTGTCTGGCCCACCCTGTTGGTTCTCTGGCCACTCCTGCTGGTTCTCTGAACTCCCCTCCTGGATCTCTGCCCATGTCTGTTGCCTCCTTGGCCTTTCCTGGTGGCCATCTCCAGATCCAGTGGGCTGTGTTGTCTCCAGATAATCGTGGCTGTGTTGGGTGGTTAGACACCGGGTGTTGATTTGAGCATCAGCCTCCAGATTCATCTGCTCCAGGTAATGTCCCTtcatcttccccctctcctccttcagtttCTGATGAGTTTGTTTTTTAAGCAGGGACTGCTCTCTCCACTGCTTATTAAAATCCTCCatcttcttccttctcttctcagccttcagcagctccttcctcttctccctctctctctctgcctgtgtcaTGGTGGCTGTTAGCCTTGTGTGTCCAGGGATGGCTGGTAGGGGTGAAGAAGTAGAGTTCACATTCAACTTAGGGATCTGGTATCAACTTAAATGTAATGGACACAGGGAATGAAGAATAGAAAACACAATTTAATCTCAATGATTCTTTACTCTTTTCAGTTGAGCAAGGCATGGAATTTGTCAATAAAGTGCAATAATTCCCGAATTGACCTTAAGTTGAACATGAGTCCCGAATGGCACCTATTCTTTGTATAGTGCCAGGgaatatgtgatcgcttagggccgcatggccactagtagggcatatgtgatcgcttagggccgcatggccactagtagggcatatgtgatcgcttagggccgcatggccactagtagggcatatgtgatcgcttagggccgcatggccactagtagggcatatgtgatcgcttagggccgcatggccactagtagggcatatgtgatcgcttagggccgcatggccactagtagggcatatgtgatcgcttagggcctcatggccactagtagggcatatgtgatcgcttagggccgcatggccactagtagggcatatgtgatcgcttagggccgcatggccactagtagggcatatgtgatcgcttagggccgcatggccactagtagggcatatgtgatcgcttagggccgcagggccactagtagggcatatgtgatcgcttagggccgcatggccactagtagggcatatgtgatcgcttagggccgcatggccactagtagggcatatgtgatcgcttagggccgcatggccactagcagggcatatgtgatcgcttagggccgcatggccactagtagggcatatgtgatcgcttagggccgcatggccactactagggcatatgtgatcgcttagggccgcatggccactagtagggcatatgtgatcgcttagggccgcatggccactagtagggcatatgtgatcgcttagggccgcatggccactagtagggcatatgtgatcgcttagggccgcatggccactagtagggcatatgtgatcgcttagggccgcatggccactagtagggcatatgtgatcgcttagggccgcatggccactagtagggcatatgtgatcgcttagggccgcatggccactagtagggcatatgtgatcgcttagggccgcatggccactagtagggcatatgtgatcgcttagggccgcatggccactagtagggcatatgtgatcgcttagggccgcatggccactagtagggcatatgtgatcgcttagggccgcatggccactagtagggcatatgtgatcgcttagggccgcatggccactagtagggcatatgtgatcgcttagggccgcatggccactaatagggcatatgtgatcgcttaggggcgcatggccactagtagggcatatgtgatcgcttagggccgcatggccactagtagggcatatgtgatcgcttagggccgcatggccactagtagggcatatgtgatcgcttagggccgcatggccactagtagggcatatgtgatcgcttagggccgcatggccactagtagggcatatgtgatcgcttagggccgcatggccactagtagcccCCGGATCCCCCCAAAACacgttttagtgtgtgttttttaggaactctttctgggtctctacttagtcttgagtgttagactagtagatgacacaactctttctgggtctctacttagtcttgagagttagactagtagatgacacaactctttctgggtctctacttagtcttgagagttagactggtagatgacacaactctttctgggtctctacttagtcttgagagttagactagtagatgacacaactctttctgggtctctacttagtcttgagagttagactggtagatgacacaactctttctgggtctctacttagtcttgagAGTTAGACTAGTAGATGACACAATGTACCATTTAAACACGTGGTTGTTACATCAGCAGTATgtttcttgttatgtcagtcagtcactcaattagccatgtcagctaacatattCTTTAGACAGTAGTTTTATATTGAAACAATGATGCAACATGATGACTGGTGTGTAACTGATGTGTGTAGAGGAGACTAAAGAGGATGATGTCATAAGCAGAGGGAAAACAGGTCTTACCTATGTGGACGATCTTATAGCCCTCCTCAGCTTCTCTCTGATAGGTTCTCTCGATCTTCTTGAGGTTCctcttctcccacttcttatttaTCCAGCCCACAGCTCTCCTTCGGATACTTTTATCAGGTGGGAGAATGTCCTCCTTGTCttcttccttttcctcctcctcctctaagtcACCCCTCTTGTAATTTTCAAGGAATTcccttctttcctcttccaccatctcctctcttctgtttgcctctattatctctctctctctgattaaagCTAAATTGCCTTTAACCTTtttgggatagggggtgctgttgtcactttttctggaaatcgtgtaatttttaaacggcttcctactcaattcttgctcgtacaatatgcatattattattattattggatagaaaacagtctctagtttctataggcgttgaaattttgtctctgagtggaacagaactcattctacagcaatttccctgacatggagtcagatttcacacatcttggcccctgatctggagtcagtttaaaggtccccgtaaatgctatgaggatacagacactgcttacgtcttcccctggatgtctttacgtgatgacgctttgaatggtgtcgattgcgcaatcacagcctctATAAAACAGATCAACGTGTAGGAAGTAACTCTTTTCCAGCTGCGTCGGAcgcgcggtggacaccgacctactatttttccaagcattagtgtagccagtaatatttatccggtcatgtttttacttgtaataggtgttaaaaacatcataaggtagttaatttaaaccgttttatagcaatttatatccgtttagtgcgattttgggacatttatttctgagacaattTCAAGCTCTGGGCACGTtttcagttcatgccgaacgcagtgggcatttcgacatggcaagaggacagctttcgaccaaaagacgattagacccaagaaaggattctttgcccaagattctgatggaagaacggctcaaagtaggaacaatttattatgataaatcgtgtttctgtcaaaaaatgttaatcgctaatACCGCCATTTTGTTTCGTGTAGCTTCgtttggcgcaaactgtattgaaaagtaaggataatttaaaaaatgtaaatcagcgattgtattaagaattaaattgtctatcaatcgctgtccaccctatattttttagtcacgtttatgagtatttatgtatacgactagatcactgtctaatattgcgtccgacattttctgaccagctcggctacttttctcattgtataaccacgattttggtggctaaatatccacattttcgaacaaactgtatatgtatgttgtaatatgatgttacaggagtgtcatctgaagaattctgagaaggttagtgaaaaaattaatatcttttggcgatgttgacgttatcgctctctttggctagaatcaatgctggggtaatgtttgcacatgtggtatgctaatataacgatttattgtgttttcgctgtaagacacttagaaaatctgaaatattgtctgtattcacaggatctgtgtctttcgattagtgtatgctgtgtatttttacgaaatgttttatgattagtaattaggtaagacacgttgctctatctatttattctagtcgatttgtgacggtgggtgcaattgtaaactatgatatctacctgaaatattcacatttttctaacaaaacctatcctataccataaatatgttatcagactgtcatctgaggaggttttttcttggttagtggctatcaatatcttagtttagccgaattggtgatagctagtggtgttggtggacaaagaaaaaatggtctcttttgctaaggtgtttacctaatagatttacatattgtgtcttccctgtaaaacattttaaaaatcggacatgttggctggattcacacgatctatctttcattagctgtattggacttgttaatgtgtgaaagttaaatattttaaaaaaatattttttttgaatttcgcgccctggcttttcagtggaatgtgggaggagtgccgctagcggcaccccagtcctagacaggttaacggctctctttctctcctcctctctctcttcctctctctgcctctcctcctctcttagtCTGAACATTTCTTTCTGTCTAGCAATTTCAATCTCTTGTTTTTTATCCTGCTCCTCTTGTTGTCTTgccctctcctgttttctttccatctccagccgtctttcctccttctccctcctgattTGTTGTCCTCTTTCTATGTGTTCTCGTTCCCCCTTCAACACTTCTAACCTTCTCTCTTTACGTCTATTGAAGACTTCCCGTGCTTTTGCTTTAACATTAACTACTACATGTTTCTTCATGCTtacttcctttcctctctcttctctttccctgtacTCTTCCTCTGCTTCCTTAATCACTTCATGCttgtcttccatctctctctcctgttctatctcCAGTTCATTCTGTCCCTCAatttcccccaaaatatttttctgcccctcctttcttcttcctgcttcctccctctctctcatgatcatcttttctttctccatctctttctgttgCCGATCTTttaattccatctctctctgattctcattgtctttctccctttctttctccttctccgtttgtttttgtctctcctcttgttgttgtcctctgtgtatctcttctatctctctctgtgtattgttctccctctctctttcctccttctccatgtcaatttgcttctgtttacattgttcttcttcattctctctttcaatctctctctgtctctcttcttctctttccatatttttctgtctcttctccattctcttccttttgatctctctctgtttctctttttcactccctctttcttcctcttccatctctatgtgcttctgtttgtgtctctcctcttcttcttctctctccatctccttcttcttctcatcttcttgttgtctctgttttggtattttctccattctctttctttctatctctttctgtTTGTTGTTCTCACCCTCCATCTTCTCCTTCATGTCCATTTGGTTCTGTTTCCATTTATATTTGTCTGTTTCCATATTTTCTAATTCTATCAGCTGTTCCTTGATTTTCTTGAAGACTTCCTCCAATTCAGATGTCTTTTTGTCATTGATGAGGGCTGTTTccatttccatctctctctccactctatttTTCATCTCCTCTTCACTTTGTCTCCAatcattttctctttctctgtctctatcaaatGTTCTCTCTGGTTCAGTCTCGTCTT
This genomic interval carries:
- the LOC120042970 gene encoding trichohyalin-like: MVEEERREFLENYKRGDLEEEEEKEEDKEDILPPDKSIRRRAVGWINKKWEKRNLKKIERTYQREAEEGYKIVHIAIPGHTRLTATMTQAEREREKRKELLKAEKRRKKMEDFNKQWREQSLLKKQTHQKLKEERGKMKGHYLEQMNLEADAQINTRCLTTQHSHDYLETTQPTGSGDGHQERPRRQQTWAEIQEGSSENQQEWPENQQGGPDSQQLEAPEEAETSEPTSKNKKRPGIWKRIKMG